GCGGTTTCACTGGGGATCCGAAGGAATTCACCGCGGCGGAGGGGCGCGTCGTCGACGCGACCAGCCGGATGAACAAGAACCTGAGCGACCTGCGCTCCAACATCGAAGCGACCCGCGCGGGCTGGGAAGGCGACGCGCAGCGCGCCTTCGACAACGTCATGCGCCGCTTCGACGACTGCGGTCGCGGCCTGAACGACGCGCTGCACCGTATCGGCGAGCTGCTCCAGGAAGCGGGTTCCACCTACGCCAAGAGCGAGGCGGCTCAGCACGAGCACATCAACTCGCTCAACAAGGGCTTCGGCGTTCTCGGCTGATCCAGTTCTTTTCCGTTCAGATTCGCCTTTTCCTCATTCTTTCTTCTGACAGGAGTTCGACATGCCTGACGGCCGCATTGTTGTTGACCCGGGTACCATCCACCGCGCCGCGGAGGACTGCACCGC
The nucleotide sequence above comes from Amycolatopsis sp. AA4. Encoded proteins:
- a CDS encoding WXG100 family type VII secretion target → MAAGGFTGDPKEFTAAEGRVVDATSRMNKNLSDLRSNIEATRAGWEGDAQRAFDNVMRRFDDCGRGLNDALHRIGELLQEAGSTYAKSEAAQHEHINSLNKGFGVLG